In the Lujinxingia vulgaris genome, one interval contains:
- a CDS encoding MmcQ/YjbR family DNA-binding protein has protein sequence MDIWQVHDYAAALPEVSENFPFDEHTLVMRVMGKIFLLMNVQKEPASVNLKCEPERAVELRARYEAVLPGYHMNKRHWNTVMLGQDVRPELLRELIEHSYERVVAGLKKAERERIRAMREG, from the coding sequence ATGGATATCTGGCAGGTGCATGACTATGCGGCGGCTTTGCCGGAGGTCAGCGAGAATTTTCCTTTTGATGAACACACACTGGTGATGCGGGTGATGGGAAAGATCTTTTTGCTGATGAACGTGCAGAAGGAGCCGGCCAGCGTGAACCTCAAGTGTGAGCCGGAGCGGGCCGTGGAGCTGCGGGCGCGTTATGAGGCGGTGCTGCCGGGCTACCATATGAACAAGCGTCACTGGAACACGGTGATGCTGGGACAGGATGTGCGCCCGGAGCTGTTGCGGGAGCTCATCGAACACTCGTATGAGCGTGTGGTGGCGGGGTTGAAGAAGGCGGAGCGGGAGAGGATTCGGGCGATGCGGGAGGGGTAG
- a CDS encoding efflux RND transporter permease subunit: MPSSTSTCSSTPPELLVEIDRERAAALGIPIQRANQTLQLALSELRVEYFLKNSKQYDTLAQIPRESRDDPHDFRNLYVENDAGAMVSLADIIKTSESAGPPLRFRYNRYNTATFSARPAQGYTVGDGVAAMKEVAEQLLDDSFATALKGQTRDYDESSNALLLAFLLAIVLVYLVLSTQFESFRDALTILLSVPLAITGALAALWFFGQSLNVFSQIGMIMLIGLVTKNGILIVEFANQLRAEGASVREAAHEASARRFRPVLMTSISTILGILPLALALGAGAESRVPMGIAFIGGMLVGSFFTLFVVPALYTFIASRKMSAAQRAAARVEVDVPEGFEA; encoded by the coding sequence TTGCCTTCGTCGACGTCGACCTGCAGTTCAACTCCCCCGGAGCTGCTCGTCGAGATCGACCGCGAACGCGCCGCCGCCCTGGGCATCCCCATCCAGCGCGCCAACCAGACCCTCCAGCTCGCCCTCTCCGAGCTCCGCGTCGAATATTTCCTCAAAAACTCCAAACAATACGACACCTTAGCCCAAATCCCCCGCGAGAGCCGCGACGATCCCCATGACTTCCGAAACCTCTACGTCGAGAACGACGCTGGCGCGATGGTCTCCCTGGCCGACATCATAAAAACCTCCGAGAGCGCCGGGCCTCCGCTTCGTTTTCGCTACAACCGCTACAACACCGCCACCTTCTCCGCGCGCCCCGCACAGGGCTACACCGTGGGCGACGGCGTCGCCGCCATGAAGGAAGTCGCCGAACAGCTCCTTGACGACTCCTTCGCCACCGCCCTCAAGGGGCAGACTCGCGACTACGACGAGAGCTCCAACGCCCTCTTGCTGGCATTTTTGCTGGCGATTGTGCTCGTCTACCTGGTGCTCTCCACCCAGTTCGAGAGCTTCCGCGACGCGCTGACCATCCTGCTCTCCGTGCCCCTGGCCATCACCGGTGCCCTGGCCGCGCTCTGGTTCTTTGGCCAGAGCCTCAACGTCTTTAGCCAGATCGGCATGATCATGCTCATCGGGCTGGTGACCAAAAACGGCATCCTCATCGTGGAGTTCGCCAATCAGCTGCGCGCTGAAGGCGCTTCGGTGCGTGAGGCCGCCCACGAGGCCTCCGCCCGACGCTTTCGCCCGGTGCTGATGACCTCCATCTCCACCATCTTAGGCATCCTGCCACTGGCGCTCGCGCTGGGCGCCGGCGCCGAGAGCCGCGTCCCGATGGGCATAGCCTTTATCGGCGGCATGCTCGTCGGCAGCTTCTTCACCCTCTTTGTGGTGCCCGCCCTCTACACCTTCATCGCTTCCCGCAAGATGAGCGCCGCCCAGCGCGCCGCGGCCAGAGTTGAGGTCGACGTGCCCGAGGGTTTTGAGGCCTGA